A genomic segment from Frateuria edaphi encodes:
- the glk gene encoding glucokinase: MSFDTRPPTLLADLGGTNVRFALADVGAAEPLVADSVRRYRVRDFATLADTIRQYFADTGLTAPRAIIAAAGRIADGETVQITNNPWAVAAHALQADLGMESVRLVNDFAAQSMAVSLLQPQHLKAVGDLPLPRLDSRDHQTFVVMGPGTGLGVGGLLRRDGHCSVLESEGGHAGFAAHSREDIEILHRLNERFGRVSNERLICGNGLVNLYTALADIAGERAQDYSPEDITAHAGAGTDPLCVRAVETLAGIFGSVAGDLVLTLGGWDGVYLTGGLLPILLPWLQRGGFRQRFEAKGRFSDTMRQVPTIAVLHPEPGLLGAAALAVMETGRPLLSSP; the protein is encoded by the coding sequence ATGAGCTTCGACACCCGACCCCCCACCCTGCTGGCCGACCTCGGCGGCACCAACGTGCGCTTCGCGCTCGCCGACGTCGGCGCTGCGGAGCCGCTCGTGGCCGACAGCGTGCGCCGCTACCGCGTACGCGATTTCGCCACGCTGGCCGACACCATCCGGCAATACTTCGCCGACACCGGGCTGACCGCGCCGCGCGCGATCATCGCCGCGGCCGGGCGCATCGCCGACGGCGAGACGGTGCAGATCACCAACAATCCGTGGGCGGTCGCCGCGCATGCATTGCAGGCGGACCTGGGGATGGAGTCGGTGCGGCTGGTCAACGACTTCGCCGCGCAGAGCATGGCCGTCTCGCTGCTGCAGCCGCAGCACCTGAAGGCCGTCGGTGACCTGCCGCTGCCGCGGCTGGACAGTCGCGACCACCAGACCTTCGTGGTGATGGGACCCGGCACCGGGCTAGGCGTGGGTGGCCTGCTGCGCCGCGATGGCCACTGCAGCGTGCTGGAAAGCGAAGGCGGCCACGCCGGCTTCGCCGCGCACAGCCGCGAGGACATCGAGATCCTGCACCGGCTCAACGAGCGTTTCGGCCGCGTCTCCAACGAACGGCTGATCTGCGGCAACGGCCTGGTGAACCTCTACACGGCGCTGGCCGACATCGCCGGGGAGCGTGCGCAGGACTACTCCCCCGAGGACATCACCGCCCACGCCGGCGCCGGCACCGATCCGTTGTGCGTACGCGCGGTCGAAACGCTGGCCGGCATCTTCGGTTCCGTCGCCGGCGACCTGGTGCTGACCTTGGGTGGCTGGGACGGCGTCTACCTCACCGGCGGCCTGCTGCCGATCCTGCTCCCGTGGCTGCAGCGCGGCGGCTTCCGCCAGCGCTTCGAAGCCAAGGGCCGCTTCAGCGACACCATGCGCCAGGTGCCCACCATCGCCGTACTGCACCCGGAACCGGGCCTGCTCGGCGCCGCCGCACTGGCGGTGATGGAAACCGGCCGCCCGCTGCTGTCGAGTCCGTAG
- a CDS encoding HAD family hydrolase, translating into MLRGRAAFLFDLDGTLVDSVYQHVLAWKEALDREGIELAVWRIHRKIGMSGGLFTRILLRETGIEITEERVARLRRWHAEAFSRRAEAGGVRPLPGARELLDWLTEAGLPWAIATSGRMQTAAHNLEALGVDPAKVPVITRDDVRHAKPDPDLFLAAAERLGVDIHHALVLGDSIWDMLAAQRCRALGVGLLSGGYGQEELERAGAFRVYEDPADLLYHIDEVAARD; encoded by the coding sequence ATGCTTCGGGGCCGCGCCGCTTTCCTGTTCGACCTCGACGGCACGCTGGTCGATAGCGTCTACCAGCACGTGCTGGCGTGGAAGGAGGCGCTCGACCGCGAGGGCATCGAGCTGGCGGTGTGGCGCATCCACCGCAAGATCGGCATGAGCGGCGGGCTGTTCACGCGCATCCTGCTGCGCGAGACCGGCATCGAGATCACCGAGGAGCGCGTGGCGCGGCTGCGCCGCTGGCACGCGGAAGCGTTCTCGCGGCGTGCCGAAGCCGGTGGTGTGCGCCCGCTTCCGGGCGCGCGCGAGCTGCTCGACTGGCTCACCGAGGCGGGCCTGCCCTGGGCCATTGCCACCAGCGGCCGCATGCAGACGGCGGCACACAACCTGGAGGCGCTCGGCGTCGACCCGGCCAAGGTGCCGGTGATCACCCGCGATGACGTGCGCCACGCCAAGCCCGACCCGGATCTGTTCCTGGCCGCGGCCGAACGGTTGGGCGTGGACATCCACCATGCGCTGGTCCTGGGCGACAGCATCTGGGACATGCTCGCCGCACAGCGTTGCCGTGCCCTCGGCGTGGGCCTGCTTTCGGGCGGCTACGGGCAGGAGGAGCTGGAGCGCGCCGGCGCGTTCCGCGTGTACGAGGACCCCGCCGACCTGCTGTACCACATCGACGAGGTCGCCGCGCGCGATTGA
- a CDS encoding DEAD/DEAH box helicase, whose translation MQQPDEKQPADRASPAEDMTGGGLPPAWRRLFKPPAVLPAETQVLGFFLEVMPEDGASWAHLDVAPVALGVAEQGRYVRPVPLDSRHLAQAPLQPHEQHLAAALLGLPQNVRKGRSYVRLAGHIGDALLAQMLDTAPCFLGGLAGLRLSRGKAHPLNWHWHLEQDGSQRLLPTLGHNQRLLRLDCLWYLDAERATLGLLEADKRESHWLDLPPLRHEAGRPLLKALKNSPLGQRLPAPQVFDELRRAELAPKPVLTLHALTRHARLAAGTPPLAYARLAFDYAGERLPGRGGEPLVRRVRNGHLVEITRRRAEELSAMEQLERVGLTPGVDTEGLPWDLADTLPEDAWLFPGKGYAGALEVNTPARWLALRAKLEAEGFQLDYAPSFPFEVLEGPVRWYGNATEDADDHAFDLEIGIEVEGKRHNLLPAVAQALAEHQLNLSPAPNEPEDAVWYAPVDERRRVPVRLKELRGLLAPLAEYLERPKKKLHLPRVQAGRLEELVEALPSGGELRAPEALRGFTARLRDAAERASDAIPDGLTVELRPYQREGLRWLNALAEAGVGGVLADDMGLGKTLQLITHLLALKQRGALIQPALVVVPTSLIPNWQSEIARFAPDLTVLALHGPQRSGDFSQLGAQDIVLTSYALLPRDVVTLRKQPFALIVLDEAQQVKNPRTQARRAVLSLRAPRCVCLTGTPLENHLGELWSQIDLAVPGLLGDEGAFRRHYRVPIEKQRDDECQARLNRRLAPFILRRTKAQVASELPPKTEITRRVVLDGRQRELYESLRLTLAEELREVIAQRGITHSGIVVLDALLKLRQVCCDPRLVKLEAARGVRESAKFELLMDMLPALLAEGRKVLLFSQFTEMLKLIAAELDRKRIRYVMLTGETRDRAEPVQRFQDGDVPLFLLSLKAGGVGLNLTAADTVIHYDPWWNPAAEAQASDRAHRIGQDKPVFVFRLITADTVEERIEELKARKAELAEAVLEGGGAREKLSFDQDDLDALLAPG comes from the coding sequence ATGCAGCAACCGGACGAAAAGCAGCCTGCCGATCGTGCCTCCCCGGCGGAGGACATGACCGGAGGGGGCTTGCCGCCGGCCTGGCGTCGACTGTTCAAACCGCCCGCGGTGCTCCCCGCCGAAACCCAGGTGCTCGGCTTCTTCCTGGAGGTCATGCCCGAGGACGGTGCTTCCTGGGCCCACCTGGACGTCGCGCCGGTGGCGCTGGGCGTGGCCGAGCAGGGCCGCTACGTGCGCCCGGTCCCGCTGGACAGCCGCCACCTCGCCCAGGCGCCGCTGCAACCGCACGAACAACACCTGGCCGCTGCCTTGCTCGGTCTGCCGCAGAACGTGCGCAAGGGCCGCAGCTACGTGCGCCTGGCCGGTCACATCGGTGACGCCCTGCTGGCGCAGATGCTCGATACCGCGCCGTGTTTCCTCGGTGGCCTGGCTGGCCTGCGCCTGTCGCGCGGCAAGGCGCATCCGCTCAACTGGCACTGGCACCTGGAACAGGATGGCAGCCAGCGCCTGCTACCCACGCTCGGCCATAACCAGCGCCTGCTGCGGCTCGATTGCCTTTGGTATCTCGACGCCGAACGCGCCACGCTGGGCCTGCTCGAGGCCGACAAGCGCGAAAGCCACTGGCTGGACCTGCCGCCGCTCAGGCACGAAGCCGGCCGGCCGTTGCTCAAGGCGCTGAAGAACAGCCCGCTCGGCCAGCGCCTGCCCGCACCACAGGTATTCGACGAACTGCGCCGCGCGGAACTTGCGCCCAAGCCGGTGCTGACCCTGCACGCACTCACGCGCCACGCCCGCCTGGCCGCCGGGACGCCGCCGCTGGCCTATGCGCGGCTGGCCTTCGACTACGCCGGCGAGCGCCTGCCCGGCCGCGGCGGCGAGCCGCTGGTCCGCCGCGTGCGCAACGGCCACCTCGTCGAGATCACGCGCCGGCGCGCGGAGGAGCTCTCCGCGATGGAGCAGCTCGAGCGCGTCGGGCTCACTCCGGGCGTGGACACCGAAGGCCTGCCCTGGGACCTGGCCGACACCCTGCCCGAGGACGCCTGGCTGTTCCCCGGCAAGGGCTATGCCGGCGCGCTGGAGGTGAACACGCCGGCACGCTGGCTGGCGCTGCGCGCCAAGCTCGAGGCCGAAGGCTTCCAGCTCGACTACGCGCCGAGCTTCCCGTTCGAAGTGCTCGAAGGCCCGGTGCGCTGGTACGGCAACGCCACCGAAGACGCCGACGACCATGCCTTCGACCTGGAGATCGGCATCGAGGTCGAGGGCAAGCGGCACAACCTCCTGCCCGCGGTGGCGCAGGCGCTGGCCGAGCACCAGTTGAACCTGAGCCCCGCGCCGAACGAGCCGGAAGACGCCGTGTGGTACGCGCCGGTCGACGAGCGCCGCCGCGTGCCGGTACGCCTGAAGGAACTGCGCGGCCTGCTGGCGCCGCTGGCCGAGTACCTGGAGCGCCCGAAGAAGAAGCTGCACCTGCCGCGCGTGCAGGCTGGCCGCCTGGAGGAACTGGTCGAGGCGCTGCCCAGCGGCGGCGAACTGCGCGCGCCCGAGGCACTTCGCGGCTTCACCGCGCGCCTGCGCGATGCCGCCGAGCGCGCCAGCGACGCCATTCCCGACGGCCTCACGGTCGAGCTGCGCCCGTACCAGCGCGAAGGCCTGCGCTGGTTGAACGCGCTGGCCGAGGCCGGCGTCGGCGGTGTGCTCGCCGACGACATGGGCCTGGGAAAGACGCTGCAGTTGATCACCCATCTGCTCGCGCTCAAGCAGCGCGGTGCGCTGATCCAGCCGGCGCTGGTGGTGGTACCGACCAGCCTCATCCCCAACTGGCAATCGGAGATCGCGCGCTTCGCACCCGACCTCACGGTGCTCGCGCTACACGGTCCACAGCGCAGCGGCGACTTCTCCCAACTGGGCGCGCAGGACATCGTGCTCACCAGCTATGCGCTGCTGCCGCGCGATGTCGTCACCCTGCGCAAACAGCCGTTCGCGCTGATCGTGCTGGACGAGGCACAGCAGGTGAAGAACCCGCGCACGCAGGCGCGGCGCGCCGTGCTCAGCCTGCGCGCGCCGCGGTGCGTCTGCCTGACGGGCACGCCGCTGGAAAACCACCTGGGCGAGTTGTGGTCGCAGATCGACCTGGCCGTGCCCGGCCTGCTTGGCGACGAAGGCGCCTTCCGTCGCCACTACCGCGTGCCGATCGAGAAGCAGCGCGACGACGAATGCCAGGCTCGCCTCAACCGGCGGCTTGCGCCCTTCATCCTGCGGCGCACCAAGGCGCAGGTCGCGTCCGAACTGCCGCCCAAGACCGAGATCACCCGCCGCGTGGTACTCGACGGGCGCCAGCGCGAGCTCTACGAGAGCCTGCGCCTCACCCTCGCCGAGGAGCTGCGCGAAGTGATCGCCCAGCGCGGCATCACCCATTCGGGCATCGTGGTGCTCGACGCGTTGCTCAAGCTGCGCCAGGTCTGCTGCGATCCGCGGCTGGTCAAGCTCGAGGCCGCGCGCGGCGTGCGCGAGTCGGCCAAGTTCGAATTGCTGATGGACATGCTGCCGGCGCTGCTCGCCGAAGGCCGCAAGGTGCTGCTCTTCTCGCAGTTCACCGAAATGCTCAAGCTGATCGCTGCGGAACTGGATCGCAAGCGCATCCGCTACGTCATGCTCACCGGCGAAACCCGCGACCGCGCCGAACCCGTGCAGCGCTTCCAGGACGGCGACGTGCCGCTGTTCCTGCTTTCGCTCAAGGCCGGCGGCGTGGGCCTGAACCTCACCGCCGCCGACACCGTGATCCACTACGACCCGTGGTGGAATCCCGCCGCCGAGGCGCAGGCCTCCGATCGCGCGCACCGCATCGGCCAGGACAAGCCGGTGTTCGTGTTCCGGCTGATCACCGCCGACACCGTCGAGGAACGCATCGAGGAGTTGAAGGCGCGCAAGGCCGAACTCGCCGAGGCGGTGCTCGAAGGCGGTGGCGCCCGCGAGAAGCTCAGCTTCGACCAGGACGACCTGGACGCGCTGCTCGCGCCAGGCTGA
- a CDS encoding NAD(P)H-dependent glycerol-3-phosphate dehydrogenase — protein MRDQPILAVLGAGSWGTALAALAARNGVTTRLWGRDRAALEAMAQSRRNQRYLPDLELPAALAYEPQLAAAVRDADIVLIVVPSHAFAAMLDELAPLLDAGTAIAWATKGFEPGTGRFLHELVAQKLPGRPAAVVTGPSFAREVAAGLPSAVTVHSEDEAFAKSLAALLHAPNFRAYSGNDVLGAELGGAMKNVLAVATGVADGMQLGLNARAGLITRGMNEMLRLGLALGARPETLMGLSGLGDLVLTCTGDLSRNRRLGLALGQGIALDEAVRQIGQVVESVVTADEVSRLAEQHGLDLPIASGVRAVLHGEVTPVEGVRMLMSREQKPEYPQGLFGNA, from the coding sequence ATGCGGGACCAACCGATCCTCGCGGTGCTCGGCGCCGGCTCCTGGGGCACCGCGCTGGCCGCGCTGGCCGCGCGCAACGGCGTGACCACGCGCCTCTGGGGCCGCGACCGCGCGGCGCTGGAGGCAATGGCGCAGAGCCGCCGCAACCAGCGTTACCTGCCTGACCTCGAGCTGCCGGCCGCGCTCGCCTACGAGCCGCAGCTGGCCGCGGCCGTGCGCGATGCCGACATCGTGCTGATCGTGGTGCCCAGCCACGCCTTCGCCGCGATGCTGGACGAGCTTGCGCCGCTGCTCGACGCCGGCACGGCGATCGCCTGGGCGACCAAGGGTTTCGAGCCGGGCACCGGCCGCTTCCTGCACGAGCTGGTGGCGCAGAAGCTGCCGGGCCGGCCGGCCGCGGTAGTCACCGGGCCGTCGTTCGCGCGCGAGGTGGCCGCCGGGCTGCCCAGCGCCGTCACCGTGCACTCGGAAGACGAGGCCTTCGCCAAGTCGCTGGCCGCGTTGCTGCATGCGCCGAACTTCCGCGCCTATTCGGGCAACGACGTGCTGGGCGCCGAGCTCGGCGGCGCGATGAAGAACGTGTTGGCGGTGGCCACCGGCGTGGCCGACGGCATGCAACTGGGCCTCAACGCCCGCGCCGGCCTGATCACCCGTGGCATGAACGAGATGCTGCGTCTGGGTCTGGCGCTCGGCGCGCGGCCGGAAACCCTGATGGGTCTGTCCGGCCTGGGCGACCTCGTGCTGACCTGTACCGGCGATCTCTCGCGCAACCGGCGGCTCGGCCTGGCCTTGGGGCAGGGCATTGCGCTGGACGAGGCCGTGCGCCAGATCGGCCAGGTGGTCGAGAGCGTGGTGACCGCCGACGAGGTGTCCCGGCTGGCCGAACAGCATGGCCTGGACCTGCCCATCGCCAGTGGCGTGCGCGCCGTGCTGCACGGCGAGGTCACTCCGGTCGAGGGCGTCCGCATGCTGATGTCGCGCGAGCAGAAGCCCGAATACCCGCAAGGCTTGTTCGGCAACGCCTGA
- the secB gene encoding protein-export chaperone SecB, giving the protein MAEVTPANDQAAGQAMPQLMLQKIYVKDVSFEAPNAPQIFQDIGENDQVQPQVQLNLGQRATDLGNSLYEVVLSLTLTCTIGERTAYLAEVHQAGVFGIAGFNEQDHDGIIGSYCPNLLFPYARQVISSLVLEGGFPPFLLQPINFDALFAEQQRRAAGGGEAPTLNS; this is encoded by the coding sequence ATGGCAGAAGTCACGCCCGCCAACGACCAGGCCGCCGGCCAGGCCATGCCGCAGTTGATGCTGCAGAAGATCTACGTCAAGGACGTGTCCTTCGAGGCTCCCAACGCGCCGCAGATCTTCCAGGACATCGGCGAGAACGACCAGGTCCAGCCGCAGGTGCAGCTCAACCTGGGCCAGCGCGCCACCGACCTGGGCAACAGCCTGTACGAAGTGGTGCTCAGCCTGACCCTCACCTGCACCATCGGCGAGCGGACGGCCTATCTGGCCGAGGTCCACCAGGCCGGCGTGTTCGGCATCGCGGGCTTCAACGAGCAGGACCACGACGGCATCATCGGCAGCTACTGCCCGAACCTGCTGTTCCCCTATGCGCGCCAGGTGATTTCCTCGCTGGTGCTGGAGGGCGGGTTCCCCCCGTTCCTGCTGCAGCCGATCAACTTCGACGCTCTCTTCGCGGAGCAGCAGCGCCGCGCGGCGGGCGGCGGCGAGGCCCCGACGCTCAACAGCTGA
- the rpmB gene encoding 50S ribosomal protein L28 yields MARVCQVTGKGVQTGNNVSHANNKTRRRWLPNLHERRFWVASENRWVKLRVSNAALRTIDKNGIEAVIAQLRARGEKV; encoded by the coding sequence ATGGCCCGTGTATGTCAAGTCACCGGAAAGGGTGTGCAGACCGGCAACAACGTCTCGCACGCCAACAACAAGACCCGTCGCCGCTGGTTGCCGAACCTGCACGAGCGCCGCTTCTGGGTCGCCAGCGAAAACCGTTGGGTGAAGCTGCGCGTTTCCAACGCCGCACTGCGCACCATCGACAAGAATGGCATCGAGGCCGTGATCGCCCAGCTGCGTGCGCGCGGCGAGAAGGTCTGA
- the rpmG gene encoding 50S ribosomal protein L33 → MANKTQDKIRLISSAGTGHFYTTQKNKKNTPEKFEFKKYDPVVRKHVIYKEGKIK, encoded by the coding sequence ATGGCTAACAAGACCCAAGACAAGATCCGCCTGATCTCCTCGGCCGGCACCGGCCACTTCTACACCACGCAGAAGAACAAGAAGAACACGCCGGAGAAGTTCGAGTTCAAGAAGTACGATCCGGTCGTTCGCAAGCACGTGATCTACAAGGAAGGCAAGATCAAGTGA
- a CDS encoding DUF4166 domain-containing protein has protein sequence MADALFPALLGEQWHALATPVRRMHGDAPRVRAIGQADVAGASHLPARLLRRLLGLPEPGPAQPLELSIERHPGHETWTRRFAHGGMRSRLTRAPRGDRLHERLGPVTLHFELRRTGDAIDWQLRGGNLLGLPLPRMWFGSVLAQSGAQEGRYSFHIDTRLPLLGRLVAYRGWLEPSDG, from the coding sequence ATGGCTGACGCCCTGTTCCCTGCGCTGCTCGGCGAACAATGGCACGCACTGGCGACGCCGGTGCGGCGCATGCATGGCGATGCGCCGCGCGTGCGCGCCATCGGCCAGGCCGACGTGGCCGGCGCGAGCCACCTGCCGGCGCGCCTCCTGCGACGGCTGTTGGGCCTGCCCGAACCGGGTCCGGCACAGCCTCTGGAACTGTCCATCGAGCGACACCCGGGCCATGAAACCTGGACGCGGCGCTTCGCCCACGGCGGGATGCGCTCCCGCCTCACCCGGGCTCCGCGGGGCGATCGGCTGCATGAACGGCTCGGTCCGGTAACGCTGCATTTCGAACTGCGCCGTACAGGCGATGCGATCGACTGGCAACTTCGCGGTGGAAACCTGCTGGGCCTGCCGCTGCCACGCATGTGGTTCGGCTCGGTGCTTGCGCAAAGCGGCGCGCAGGAAGGGCGCTACAGCTTCCACATCGATACGCGATTGCCTTTGCTGGGCCGGCTGGTCGCCTATCGCGGCTGGCTGGAGCCGAGCGATGGCTGA
- a CDS encoding thiol-disulfide oxidoreductase DCC family protein translates to MAEREDVIVFDGVCVLCSRWVDFVLRHDHAGRFRLAAMQGTHGRRLLQAHGLSADDPASFLLVHDGRGHTDTDAIAHILREFGGRWRVAASLLLAIPRLCRDPAYRWIARHRYRLFGRRASCRLPEPAQSWRFLD, encoded by the coding sequence ATGGCTGAGCGGGAGGACGTCATCGTTTTCGACGGGGTCTGCGTGCTGTGCAGCCGCTGGGTCGATTTCGTGCTCCGGCATGACCACGCGGGCCGCTTCCGGCTGGCCGCCATGCAGGGCACGCATGGGCGCAGGTTGCTCCAGGCGCACGGCCTGTCGGCGGACGACCCGGCGTCGTTCCTGCTCGTGCACGACGGGCGCGGGCATACCGATACCGATGCCATCGCGCACATCCTGCGTGAATTCGGCGGTCGCTGGCGCGTGGCCGCGTCGCTGCTGCTGGCGATCCCGCGCTTGTGCCGCGACCCGGCGTACCGCTGGATCGCCCGCCACCGGTACCGGCTATTCGGGCGGCGCGCGAGTTGCCGGTTGCCCGAACCGGCGCAGTCCTGGCGTTTCCTCGACTAG
- a CDS encoding DUF3016 domain-containing protein: MSKLPFRPTSGLVLAFVVTTAAAATGTVTVRYDHPENFTETKEVRAFAPMRADSAYLDTLKRYIETKAATELGQGQTLDIVVTDIDRAGSYAPSVGSLQPVRVVKDVYPPRITLHFRLLDSEGQVVREGDRTLTDLGFMYDSPGGSSSTDPLRYEKRTIDRWLARGPAKL, from the coding sequence ATGTCCAAGCTCCCCTTCCGCCCCACCTCAGGCCTGGTCCTCGCCTTCGTTGTCACCACGGCGGCGGCCGCCACCGGCACGGTTACCGTCCGTTACGACCATCCGGAAAACTTCACCGAAACAAAGGAAGTGCGCGCCTTCGCACCCATGCGCGCCGATTCGGCCTACCTGGACACCCTCAAGCGCTACATCGAAACCAAGGCGGCGACCGAGCTTGGGCAAGGCCAGACCCTCGACATCGTCGTGACCGACATCGATCGCGCCGGCTCCTATGCGCCCTCGGTGGGTTCGTTGCAGCCGGTGCGCGTGGTCAAGGACGTCTATCCGCCGCGCATCACGCTGCACTTCCGCCTGCTGGACAGCGAGGGGCAGGTGGTCCGCGAAGGCGACCGCACGCTCACCGACCTGGGCTTCATGTACGACAGCCCGGGCGGGTCTTCCAGTACCGATCCGCTGCGCTACGAAAAGCGCACGATCGATCGCTGGCTGGCGCGGGGACCGGCAAAGCTGTAA
- a CDS encoding DesA family fatty acid desaturase, whose product MLDTVLTFLSNGVTHASWLAMLVYMLVVTQLTIFTVTLYLHRSQTHRGVDFHPALAHFFRFWGWLTTGMVTKEWVAVHRKHHAKVETEEDPHSPMIYGIKKVFWDGVSLYRDACESKQDMEQYGRGTPDDWVEHKLYGAHPYWGPTLMLLISLALFGVIGAALWAVQMIWIPFWAAGFVNGVGHWAGYRNFESADTARNLIPWGFWIGGEELHNNHHAFPSSAKFALRKWEFDIGWAAICGLRAVGLAKVLRVAPALDVRPNVSLPDAETLKAVLTHRFQAMTDYYRGVIMPTLREEAAHAGDNLKAMPRRMRHALADGGRWLDSEGSARLQAVLAKRPTLRTVCDFRTRLAALMEQRGAEQTLKGLQQWIAEAEQSGIRSLQEFAARLKGYRVANA is encoded by the coding sequence ATGCTCGACACGGTGCTGACGTTCCTTTCCAACGGCGTGACCCACGCCAGTTGGCTTGCCATGCTGGTCTACATGCTGGTGGTGACCCAGCTCACCATCTTCACGGTGACCCTCTACCTGCATCGCAGCCAGACCCATCGCGGCGTGGATTTCCACCCGGCGCTGGCGCATTTCTTCCGCTTCTGGGGCTGGCTGACCACCGGCATGGTCACCAAGGAGTGGGTGGCGGTGCACCGCAAGCACCACGCCAAGGTGGAGACCGAGGAAGATCCGCACAGCCCGATGATCTACGGCATCAAGAAGGTGTTCTGGGACGGCGTCTCGCTGTACCGCGATGCCTGCGAGTCGAAGCAGGACATGGAGCAGTACGGCCGCGGCACGCCCGATGACTGGGTCGAGCACAAGCTCTATGGCGCCCATCCGTATTGGGGCCCGACCTTGATGCTGCTCATCAGCCTCGCGCTCTTCGGCGTGATCGGCGCGGCGCTGTGGGCGGTGCAGATGATCTGGATCCCGTTCTGGGCGGCCGGTTTCGTCAACGGCGTCGGCCACTGGGCCGGCTACCGCAACTTCGAGAGTGCTGATACCGCGCGCAACCTGATTCCGTGGGGCTTCTGGATCGGCGGCGAAGAGCTGCACAACAACCACCATGCGTTCCCCAGCTCGGCCAAGTTCGCCCTGCGCAAGTGGGAGTTCGACATCGGCTGGGCGGCGATCTGCGGGCTGCGCGCCGTGGGCCTGGCCAAGGTGCTTCGCGTGGCGCCGGCCCTGGACGTGCGTCCGAACGTGAGCCTGCCGGATGCTGAGACGCTCAAGGCGGTGCTGACCCATCGCTTCCAGGCGATGACCGACTACTACCGCGGCGTGATCATGCCGACCCTGCGCGAGGAAGCCGCCCACGCCGGCGACAACCTCAAGGCAATGCCGCGCCGGATGCGCCACGCGCTGGCCGACGGCGGCCGCTGGCTGGACAGCGAGGGCAGCGCGCGCCTGCAGGCCGTGCTGGCCAAGCGTCCCACGCTGCGCACCGTGTGCGACTTCCGCACCCGCCTGGCGGCCCTGATGGAGCAGCGTGGCGCCGAGCAGACTCTCAAGGGCCTGCAGCAATGGATCGCCGAGGCCGAACAGAGCGGCATCCGTTCGCTGCAGGAGTTCGCGGCACGGCTGAAGGGTTACCGCGTCGCCAACGCCTGA
- a CDS encoding ABC transporter ATP-binding protein: MLEKASRRRAGRAAVRDLDLTLDRGQVLGLLGVNGAGKSTTLSMIAGALAPDGGRILLDGADLAEHPASARRLVGWLPERAPLWQELTVGEHLDAHGRLRGLTGAALRQARVRMIQRLELAPLEHRLAGVLSQGQRQRLGLACALLHQPALLVLDEPGNALDPVQVAALRALIREQATAGTAVILSTHVLTEVTAVCDRVAILHDGTLRYEGALDAHDHAALEQRFFAIATAKAAA, encoded by the coding sequence ATGCTTGAGAAAGCCAGCCGCCGCCGCGCCGGGCGGGCCGCGGTGCGGGACCTCGACCTCACGCTCGATCGCGGCCAGGTGCTGGGCCTGCTGGGCGTCAACGGCGCCGGCAAATCGACCACGCTGTCGATGATCGCCGGCGCGCTGGCGCCGGACGGTGGTCGCATCCTGCTCGACGGCGCGGACCTGGCCGAGCACCCGGCATCCGCCCGCCGCCTGGTGGGCTGGCTGCCCGAACGTGCCCCGCTGTGGCAGGAACTGACGGTGGGGGAACATCTGGACGCGCACGGTCGCCTGCGCGGACTCACGGGCGCGGCACTCAGGCAGGCGCGCGTGCGCATGATCCAACGGCTCGAACTGGCCCCGCTGGAACACCGTCTCGCGGGCGTGCTGTCGCAGGGCCAGCGCCAGCGACTGGGGCTCGCCTGCGCGTTGCTGCACCAGCCGGCGCTGCTGGTGCTGGACGAGCCCGGCAATGCGCTCGATCCGGTGCAGGTCGCCGCGCTGCGCGCGCTGATCCGCGAGCAGGCCACGGCGGGCACGGCGGTGATCCTCTCCACCCACGTGCTGACCGAAGTCACCGCGGTGTGCGATCGCGTGGCGATCCTGCACGATGGCACGCTGCGTTACGAAGGTGCCCTGGACGCGCACGATCACGCCGCGCTGGAACAACGCTTCTTCGCCATCGCCACCGCGAAGGCGGCCGCATGA